AGTCAAGCTGGTTAACATAATGTGGGTAACTGTTCCCTGTTCGTTGATATGTCTTGCTGGCAGCATCAAGAGGCGTGGCTTGTGTATTTGCTGCGAGAAAGCGTGCCCTGGTCTACATTTTGGAGGAAGATGAGGATGAAGTCTCAGATGCAGAATAATATCTAATTGAATTCTCATTCTCAGGATGAAGTACAACTGTCCAAGTATGGTTGTCAGatcttaatatatttatttatgtaatttaaatttttaaaatcatttctATTTTATATAAAGTTAATAGTGGAGAACCATTAAATGATGATTTAGTTAACTGATACTAAACTTATATTACTCTTAtgagattttaaaattgataattttattagatgatatgagatatttaaaatagataatGTGTTAAACTTAAAGCTCGAAAatcaatgtttttttttttccctagtGCTTTGTGATTATGAAAACTCAACTTTTAAATCTAGGAGTTAGAGTTTCTCTTTTGTCCTTTTTTTCCGGATGAACAACAAAACCAAtagtaaagaaagaaaacatgACCAACTCCATGAAGGAAATTCTTCCACGCGTGTAACAGACTAATAGTATTATTATTCCGCAGctaaaattattgatttatttatctACAAGTACATCCACTATACAAAGCCGGATTAAGCATCTTTCTCTGACTACATATGATTATCAGCATCATCACAATGCTATTACCTCCCGACATGTTACGCTGACACATACAACTGCTGAAACACTCAAGCTACAAGTACAAATTGATTCCAGCTACGAGGCCACGGGGCCTACTACACAACATCTAAGCTACTGCACAGAATTTAATACATTCTGGTAAATCCTACTTTCCTTAGATTCCGCAGTCCGCACGAAACTGTCGTCTCTGCGCAACTTGCAGGAAGGAATGTTGAGTGGAAAACATCACAAGTAAAACAGTTACATAAGAGTAGTTGCAGACTTTGCAGACCAACATTCCTACAAAGGCAGAGAATTTTATCGATTGAGGCAAAGTGGAAGCTTTTAAATTAACCCTGCACCAAATAGTAACATGCCTTCGGTCATGCTACAAAACTTCAGCACGATGGCAACTCTGCATGTTAGCAACAAAGACTTGGGTGTGTTTATGAGCATTGAGTTGGGATTATGGAAGTGAAGAGCTTGAAGGGTAAAATGgagaatatttttttcttcaaatccTTTCTTCCACCCCTTTCCTTTCAACTCACAAACACACTCTCAGACGCTAAACCCAGAATAGTTTATTAGATTATAACAGGTGAAATATGTATGCCTCCAATAGCATATTCTATGAGTCATCCAACTCAACAAGCTGTGCCCGTCTCTCAGCAGCCTTCTTCCTAACAAAAATGCCCCATCTCAAAGCTGCCTTAAGCTTGAGCCAGCCAACAACAGCTTTGCCAGAAGAACAGCCTCGCTCATCATCACAATTGTAGCTCATTGGGTTTGCGGCCATGTATGCAGATGAATATGAAAAACCATCTTCATGGGCATTAAGGGAACCATGAGTTTGACCTCCCATATTAAAGATACGGAGCAGATGCTGCATATCTTCATTTTCCAGCATCTCATGACTTCTAATACGAATCTCTTCCTCTGGGAACAATTCCTCAATTCCTCTACTAGGATTTGAACTGCTGGCAGCCTGAAAGCCATGAGTGGCTGATTGTAACAGACCATGTGTCACCATACTGTCATCTCTATGAAGCTGATCTTGGTGTGAAGCATTCAACTGATTTTGTAGCGGGCATGCATTATTATCAAATTGAACACAAGAATTAACATTTTGTGTATGTATCGGAAATCTGGTAGCTGTGCCGTCATGATAACCTGGAAATATTCACATGAGTCAGCAACCAAAAGATTCTTAAGGATTCACCATTTGTTTCAAAGGTAAAACATATCAGGAGTAAAAAAGCCTACACTGAAGAATAAAAGAAGCTTGCTAAATAGGTCATTTGGTTCTTAAACAGAATCATTCTCCTCTACTAACATTCACCACCTGGGTTGTAGTTTTTGCTGTGCAAGACACTACCAAAGCTATAATAACTATTTGATTGCCCAACAATCTAGTCTAAACATTGTTTGCTTACTTCATTGGTCAAATGATGGGAGAAGAAAGTTGGGAGGGAAAGGCTAGAACCTGTTCACCTTAAGTTGGTTTTGACAGAGAAATATGAAGAGAGATTGGTGTTATGGTGTACCTTATATGACAAAAGTAAAGAATTTTTTCCATAATAGAACAAAACAGAACTGAAAAATGCATGATGGACAAAAAGCGGGATATAACAAATAAATACCTCCAACTGTTACTCCTGAATCCACTGAAGGCTGCCCTGTGTTTACTGGAACTGGTAAACTTGGGACTGAAATCTGTTGGAAGGAGTTTGAATATTCATGAGAGCTTATTTGAGCTTGAGGATGAGATGTGTCCAAACTCTTATTATGGTTGTAATTTAGCAGAGACTTCCCGTCATACTCAATAACATGCATCCAATTTTCGTACGCCCTCTTCACCAATGTGTCAACATAGACCTACATAGACCACCAGTATTTTCAGAGTTTTGATCATATTATTTCCTCacagtttatttttaaattcttaattttccattttttgtattttttataaaaaatgatataaaggggccacattttttttttccaaaaaaatctTTTGTCACATAAAAGTCTATATACATGCTACATATAAGAGTTGTACTAAGCCAAAGATGTACCTGTTTTATTCAGACATGCAGAAACATTAATTATAGATGCTATGCTTGAGTAAGGAGTTTATATTAACACAAAGTTCCAAAGAAAAACCGAGCTTTCATTGTATGGCATCAAGAAACATCAAATCATGAAAGAAACCCCACAAGGAGTGGTCCATAGTGAAAAATAAATGCAAAATTTTCTATGGAGATTTATTTACCTTTTGGCTCTCCGAAAGAGAATCAGCTGGATAATATTGGTCATTGGCAATTAAGCCACTTAGCTCATAGATGTTATTGAAAACAACACCGACGTTTCTTGCTTCGTCAGGATAGTATACATAAAGATTTCCACTGAGAACACAAGTCTTTGCATGCTCAACAAGAATATCCCACATCTTATTTGACATGCCACTCCCAAGAATCTACAAAAAGAAGGATAATCAACCAACAGAAAAATTCGACAGATAATTATAAATCATTGAATTAACATAAATTCAAAGGATCTCAACATTCAATCAAAAGATTGCAGTACTAGGCAACAAACTAAATGGACAAAAGTCTTATCCTTACATTGCGTAATCTCTGAGGGTCCCTGACCACAAGTCTTAGGAAGTCTTCAACGGTATATATTCCAGCTTTATTTAGCCTTTTGTGAAAGGAACCATCCTTGCCAATCTTCTCTAGTCTCCATACCTCATCAGTCAAGGCGGGAGGGTAGTGTTTCTTGTATACTGTAATTTCACAGACGTTTAATTACTATGAGAATAGAGGAAGATATAATATGAATAGACTTACATTCTCCACGATGATCCTTAACAGTGAAAGCTTCAGTTTTGGCTTCACGAATACGCATCCTCTCGCAGCAACCGGAGGCAACTTTCAGCCCCAGCCTGAATTTCCTACTTCTTATCCAGCTAGAATTATCTGTAAATGAGAGCTCACCCAGTGTTCCTATACCATCCTTCAGTGTAACTTGCAGATCGCCAGCAAGAAGAGGCCTTTTTCCTTCCCTCTCTTTCACAACATGACTCTCAAAGTCTTCTTCAGTCCAATTATCATCATCCTCATTATTGAAATCACCTTCAAGC
The genomic region above belongs to Arachis duranensis cultivar V14167 chromosome 3, aradu.V14167.gnm2.J7QH, whole genome shotgun sequence and contains:
- the LOC107480634 gene encoding calmodulin-binding protein 60 B — encoded protein: MHGREKRCLDSASADEGQPDRKRPALASVIVEALKVDSLQKLCSSLEPILRRVVSEEVERALAKLGPAKLTGRSSPKRIEGRDGKNLQLHFKTRLSLPLFTGGKVEGEQGSAAIHIVLIDANTGQIVTSGPESCAKLDVIVLEGDFNNEDDDNWTEEDFESHVVKEREGKRPLLAGDLQVTLKDGIGTLGELSFTDNSSWIRSRKFRLGLKVASGCCERMRIREAKTEAFTVKDHRGELYKKHYPPALTDEVWRLEKIGKDGSFHKRLNKAGIYTVEDFLRLVVRDPQRLRNILGSGMSNKMWDILVEHAKTCVLSGNLYVYYPDEARNVGVVFNNIYELSGLIANDQYYPADSLSESQKVYVDTLVKRAYENWMHVIEYDGKSLLNYNHNKSLDTSHPQAQISSHEYSNSFQQISVPSLPVPVNTGQPSVDSGVTVGGYHDGTATRFPIHTQNVNSCVQFDNNACPLQNQLNASHQDQLHRDDSMVTHGLLQSATHGFQAASSSNPSRGIEELFPEEEIRIRSHEMLENEDMQHLLRIFNMGGQTHGSLNAHEDGFSYSSAYMAANPMSYNCDDERGCSSGKAVVGWLKLKAALRWGIFVRKKAAERRAQLVELDDS